The following DNA comes from Chryseobacterium gallinarum.
AACCAGATTTTTATGTTTGGGAAACTGAATGGTCTTATTACCTGAATTTTTCTGATGACTGGAAATATATTTCCCATAGATCATCCTGTCACTATGGCAATTATATAATGCATACACATAGTTGGTATTAATCTGAAAGCGGGTGAATTCTGTTTTCAGATAATGCTCAAGTACGGCAGGATGGAAATCATTATTAATATTGACGACATAATAGTCATTGGAAATATTCTGTACAGGACTTTCTGTAAAAGAAGTCTTACCTCCTGAAAGCTTTTCCGCTACTTCCAGCAAAGCAATATTAACGGTTTGGTTAAATTTCTTATCTTCCAGATTATAGGCCTGGCGGGTCCACAAAAGTTGTGCTATCAAAATTCCGATGATAGCGACAAATCCAAGCGTTATAATAATATTGAGTTTTTTAATCTCCATTTATAGAAGCAATATTATCCAAAATTATCTATTTATCTTTGGTCATTAACAACTTATTAACAAATGTTTGATAGCGGTTAACAAGCCGGATACGGAATCAATTTTATATTTGTTATATCAAAAAGATAATCATCATTTCCTTTTTTTAACTATTAACAAAAAATTTGTACTCATGAAAAAATTAAAAATTACAGCTCTTTTAGCAGTGTTAGCCTGTTCTTCTTTTTATGCCGGTGTATTTCCTGTTGAAAATACTTCTGTGGTAAAAATAATGGCGGATGCTATCAAATGGAAATCAGAATCTATTGATGTGGGAAATATTCCGCAAGGGAAACCTAAATTAATCAGATTTGAATTTACCAATACTTCTTCCAAACCAATTGTCATAGAAAATGTGTCACCGTCATGCGGATGTACAACAGCAGATTATACAAAAAACCCAATTCTTCCAGGGAAAAAAGGTTTCGTGGAAGCAAGTTATAATGCAGCAGCCAAAGGTCAGTTTATGAAAACAGTTAGTGTTACCACAAGTGACAGTAAAACACCTAAAACGCTTTCCTTCAAAGGAGTAGTCGTTTCCTGATTGTTATTTTTTTAAACAAATTAAAAACAGCCCGGTGACCAATCACCGGGCTGTTTTTGTGCAGCAGATATTATTTTCCCGCTGGCGTAAAGAATAATTATTTATAACATTATTTATCAGGGTATTTTAAAACTTTGCGTGGTAATATTTATTATTTTTAAGAAAAAATATTTTATGAGTCTATATACACAACCCATGCTGCGTGAAGGCGCGCTAAAAGATAAAGTGGCTATTGTAACGGGAGGCGGAAGCGGTCTTGGAAAAGCAATGACTAAATATTTTCTTGAATTGGGAGCTAATGTGGTGATCACTTCCAGGAATCTTGAAAAACTTCAGGCAACAGCAAAAGAGCTGGAAGATGAAACAGGAGGTAAAGTTCTTTGTGTTGCCTGCGATGTAAGAAACTGGGATGAGGTAGAAGCAATGAAAGATGCCACTCTAAAAGAGTTTGGTAAAATTGATATCCTTCTGAATAATGCTGCAGGGAACTTTATTTCCCCCACAGAAAAATTGACACATTCCGCGTTTGATTCTATCCTGGATATTGTATTAAAAGGAACTAAAAACTGTACACTGTCCATAGGTAAGCATTGGATAGAATCCAAAACCCCGGGAACTGTCCTCAATATTGTAACGACCTATTCCTGGACGGGTTCTGCTTATGTGGTCCCATCAGCATGTGCAAAAGCGGGAGTCCTGGCAATGACCAGGTCACTGGCTGTGGAATGGGCAAAATACGGAATCCGTTTTAATGCTATTGCTCCGGGGCCTTTCCCTACCAAAGGAGCCTGGGATAGGCTTCTTCCGGGGGATCTTCAGGAAAAATTCGATATGAAAAAGAAAGTTCCGCTAAGAAGGGTGGGAGAACATCAGGAACTGGCCAATTTAGCCGCTTATCTGGTTTCAGATTATTCCGCCTATATGAACGGTGAAGTAGTGACTATTGATGGAGGCGAATGGCTTCAGGGAGCAGGCGAATTTAACATGCTTGAGGCGATTCCGGGTGAAATGTGGGATGCTTTGGAAGCTATGATTAAGGCAAAGAAGTCAAATTAATTAAAATTTACAGAAAAAATCTCCCGGAATTGCCACAATTCCGGGAGATTTTTTTTACCTATGTATTGGATATTAATTTTTTTCAAATGAATTGTAAACTTCCCATCCTCATTTCTACTGTTGCATTGTTCTTTTTTTCAGAATCTGCTTATGCGCAGGAAATGTCGAAATATGATTATGTTGAGGCTTTTAAGCCATTTTTTTATCCTCAGACAGGTACAGAAACCCGATCTGCGAGCGGACAGCCGGGGCATGCCTATTGGCAGAATTCGGCAGATTATCATTTGAATGTAAGCCTGGATGAAAATAAAAAAGAAATTGCAGGAACCGCTGAAATTACTTATACCAATAACAGTCCAGATAAGCTAAGCTTTCTATGGCTGCAATTGGATCAGAATTTATTTGCAAATGATTCCCGTGGAAATGCGGTTGTTCCACTTTCAGGAAGCCGGAACGGGGCGCATGGAGAACAGCTTCAGGGAGGATATACGATAAAGTCTGTGAGACTTGACGGTAAAGAAGTGAAATACACTGTTACAGATACAAGAATGCAGATTGATCTTCCCAAAGAGCTTAAAGCTAAAGGAGGTGTGGCAAAGATTGCTATTGAATATTCTTTTATTTCTCCTGAATATGGCTCAGACAGAATGGGAGTGCAGGAAACTAAAAATGGCAAAATTTTTACCATGGCACAATGGTATCCGAGAATGTGTGTCTATGATGATGTAATGGGATGGAACACTTTGCCTTATCTCGGAGCCTCTGAATTCTATCTGGAATATGGAAATATTACAGCCAATATTACGGTGCCAGCTAATCACTATGTAGTGGCATCGGGCGAGCTCCTGAATGAGAAAGAAGTATACAGCAAAGAAGAGATCAACAGGTGGAACCAGGCCAGAAACAGTGATAAAACAGTTGTCATACGCCCTGAGTCTGCAATAAATCAGAATAAAGCTTCCGGAACAAAAACATGGAAATTTAAAATTGTGCAGGCAAGGGATTTTGCATGGGCATCTTCTGCTGCATTTATACTAGACGCTGCAAGAATTAACCTGCCTAGCGGTAAGAAATCCTTGGCAATTTCTGCCTATCCTGCTGAAAGTGCCGGTGAAAAAGCATGGGGCAGATCTACAGAATATACCAAAGCAGCTATAGAGCATTATTCCCAAAAGTGGTATGAATATACTTATCCGGCAGCCACCAATGTGGCAGGAAATGAAGGTGGAATGGAATATCCGGGCATTGTTTTCTGCCATATGGATTCAAAAGGAGGCGACCTTTGGGGTGTTACGGATCATGAGTTCGGGCACAATTGGTTCCCTATGATTGTAGGATCCAATGAAAGGTTATTTGCCTGGATGGATGAAGGCTTTAATACCTTTATCAATGAAATTTCAACGGAAGCTTTTAATAAAGGGGAATATCATATCAAGAAAAATATGGCCCGGTCAGGAAGCTTTTTAATGAGTGATGATCTGGAGCCTATTATGGTAGGACCGGATAATATGAGAGAAAGAAATATTGCTTCTTTAGCCTACTATAAACCCGGCGCAGGATTATCCATTTTGAGGGAATCAATCCTTGGACCTGAAAAGTTTGATAAGGCTTTCAGGGCGTATATTAACCGTTGGGCTTTTAAACATCCTACTCCATGGGATTTTTTCCATACGATGGAAAACGTTTCAGGAGAAGAGTTGAATTGGTTCTGGAGAGGATGGTTTTTTAATAAATGGAAAATTGATCAGGGTATCAAAAACGTAAAATACATCAGTGGAGATTTTAAAAACGGGGCCCAGATTACCGTTGAAAACCTGGGGCAGTTACCTATGCCAACAATAGTCAGGCTGAAATTTAAAGATGGAACATCCCAAACCGTAAAAATACCTGTTGAAGTATGGAAAAGAAATACGGAATGGACTTTTAAGGTAAATTCCAATAAAGAAATTGATGAGGTGAAACTGGATCCGGACTCTATGATTCCGGATATTAATGCGAAAAACAATACCTGGTCATCTTCCGGTGCTAAACCTATGGAAAAGATCAATGCAAAAGATTTTACAGGAACATATGGAGATAAAAAGATTTCACTCAGGATCAAATTTATTGAAAAAAGCGGTGAGCTCTTTGGAATGGTAGATGGGCAGCAGGAATTCCCTCTTGAATACCAGGGGAATAATAAATTTACTTTTGATCTGGCGGATATTGAGATTGTATTCAGTAAAGACAAAAAAACAATTACCCTCACGGAAAACGGAAAGAATTTTACGTTTACAAAAGAGTAAATAAATATCCTGACGGAATAATTAATAATATCATGATATTTCCAGGGCTTCTCTATAGTGGAGAAGCCTTATTTTTGTAGACAAGTTAAATAACCAGCATATGAATTTTAGATTTTCAATTGTATTCCTGATGCTATATGTATTAGGGTTTTCACAGGATTTTACTGTAATGAGTTTTAATATCAGGCTTAATGTTGCGTCAGACAAAGAAAACGCATGGCCGGAAAGAAAGCAGGAGGTTGCTGATTTATTGATGTATTACCATCCTGATTATTTTGGAGTACAGGAAGCACTTCCGGACCAGATGAAAGACATCAAAAGCGGATTGAAGAATTATGATTACATAGGAGTAGGCAGGGATGATGGTAAAGAAAAAGGTGAGTTTTCAGCCATTTTTTATGATATGAATAGACTTGAAGTGCTGAAATCAGGAACATTCTGGCTTTCTGAAACTCCAGAAAAACCTTCCAGAGGATGGGATGCTGCCCTGAACAGGATCTGTACGTATGCTGTTTTTAAAGATAAAAAGTCAAAAAAAGAATTCCTGGCCATGAACCTTCATTTTGATCATGTTGGGAATGTGGCAAGGGTTAAATCATCGGAACTTCTTCTGAAAAAGATAAAAGAGCTCAATCCGAAAAATCTTCCGGTAACGCTAAGCGGGGATTTTAATTTAACAGATGATACGGAGCCCATAAAAATTCTTTCCCGGGAAATGAAAGATACTTTCTATCATTCGGAAAAAAAACATTACGGGCCGGTTGGGACCTTTACGGCATTTAATGTAAATGAAGTACCTAAAGAAAGAATCGATTATATCTTTACCAAAGGCTTTACCATAAAATCCCACAGGCATATCAATGACAGGAGGGAAAACCTGCTTTATCCTTCCGATCATTTTCCTGTAATTGTAACTCTTTCCCTTTAAAAAAAAATAATTGTTTGAAAAACAATTTCAGCCCAAGTCCTTTAAGGAGTGGATTGTTTACTTATAGTTGTTTCGTGTAAAATATTTTACGTGAAAAATCAATTTTTATAAAATGTTGTTAGGGTATAAATAACTGCTTTATGTTACATTTTCGTTATTTTTGATACCAATCTTAAAAAGATCGTTATTATGAAGAGAATTTTTTCCGGAATAATGTTGGTAGCTTCGCTATTGCATTTTTCTGCCCAGGAATTATATATGCCGAGAAACATCAAAAAAGCCTTTGAAAAAGGAACCCGTGATGCTTCGGGTGCTCCCGGCAAAAACTATTGGCAAAATAAAGGAGTATATAATGTTGAGGTAAAAGTGGATGCTGCTACAAAGATAGTCTCCGGAAAAGAAACAATCATATATACCAACAACAGTCCGGACGACCTTGATGAGTTGGCTATTCGTTTTGTGAATAATCTTCACAAGCCACAATCTCCAAGATCAGGCTTCGTTTCCAAAGATTTCCTTTCCTCCGGGCTGACCATCAAATCATTCATTGTCAATGGAGAGAAATACGATATCAATAGTGATGATTGGAGTACTGTAGAAAAAGTGAAGTTAAAATCAGTTATACAATCAAAAACCAAAACTGAAGTAAAAATAGAGTGGGAGTACCCGCTTTCTGTACAGAGTGGAAGGGAAGGGCAGATTGATCCTGAAACGTTTTATGTGGCTTACTCCTTCCCGAGGATTTCCGTTTATGATGACTACAACGGATGGGATATGCTACCGCACTCAGACAGGCAGGAGTTTTACAATGATTTTAATGATTATAGTTTTGCCATTACGGCACCCAAAAACTATGTGGTCTGGGCAACGGGAGAATTTCTGAATCCTGAAGCTGTACTTCAGCCGGAATATTTAAAAAGATATAAAGCTTCATTGAAAAGTGATCAGGTAATGCATATTGCTTCGGAGCAGGAAATGAAATCCGGGAAAGTAACCCGGCAGAATAAATGGAATGTTTGGAAATTTAAGGCTAATCATATCACGGATTTCTGTTTTGCCCTGAGTAATCATTATGTGTGGGATGCGGCCAGTGTACAACTAAAAAGCAAAAGAGCCAGTGTACAGGCGGGATACAAGGCAGGAGCAAAAGACTTTGAACACTACGTGGATTGGATGCGCTACAATCTGGATTGGTTTTCCAAAAACTGGCCGGGGGTAGAGTATCCTTATAATGTAATGACGGCCATCCAGGGATTTGCAGATATGGAATATCCGATGATGATTAACGATAGCAGTATTCCGGACAACCTTCAGGATGCAAGACTGACGGCAGACCATGAGATTGCCCATACCTATTTCCCCTTCTACATGGGAATCAATGAAACGAGATATGCTTTCATGGACGAAGGCTGGGCAACTACTCTGGAGTATCTGATCGGAATTGATGAAAACGGAGAAGCGGAAGCAAAAGACTTTTATAAAAATTTCCGTGTTAAAAAATGGATCAGCAGCCCGGCTGCAGAACAGGACCAGCCATTGATTACCATGAGTACACAGGTAAGCGGAGCAGGCTACGGAAACAATTCCTATGTGAAAGCATCTCTTTCTTACCTTGCTTTAAAGGATTATCTTGGAGATGAACTGTTTAAAAAAGCCCTGCATCATTATATGGATAACTGGAACGGAAAGCATCCGGTTCCCTGGGATTATTTCAATTCTATGAATACTGGTTCCGGTAAAAACCTGAACTGGTTTTTCCAGAATTGGTTTTATACCAATAATTACATCGATTTAAAAGTGGGGGGAGCCTCTCAGATGAATGATCTGTTGACGGTAAATGTTGTGAATACAGGAGGTTTTGCCATTCCGTTTGATGCTATACTTTCCTATGAAGATGGAACTACCGAAAAGATCCATTTTTCACCTTCTGTTTGGGAAAAAGACCAGAAACTGACCGATCTGATGATTCCCATTAAGAAAAAGGTGAAGTCAGTGCAATTGGATGGAGATATTTTTATGGATTATACACCGGAAGATAACAGTAAAATGTTTTAACATAAACAAAGCCTTCAGATATATGAAGGCTTTCTTTTTTTAGAAATAAGCAGTTAATCTTAAACCCAAAGTGATATAATTGATTTTTTCTTTAGCAGTGATGTTGTTAAGTTCTTCATCCAGCTCTTCACTTTCTTTTATTTCATCACTGAAATGATACCGGATGGTAGATTTGATTTCATTGTAGTCGGTATATAAAGTAAGGCCTAATCCGGGATTGAATTTATACGTCAGGGAGGCTCCCGTATTCCAGCGGAAGGCTGGTTTAGGTTTATATGTGGCTATGGGAAGCTCGTGAGTAGGAGTGTCTATGCTGTCGCTTTTTATAAACACTTTTCCACTCGCTGTCGCTGAATATCCGGCTGTCGCTTTTAAAGTAAGCTGCCATTTATCTGAAAATTCATGAGAAAAATAAGGGCCTATCCCGGCTCCCAAAAAGCCCATAGACTGTGTAACAATACTATGTTCTCCAAAATCTTCTGCATCATCCAGGCTGATTCTTTGCGGTTTAATCGGGAAGCTGCTGAAACTGATGTCTCCACCGATACCCCATTTTTTTGAAAAGAAATAAGCGCCTTCCAGCCCGCCTTCGAAACCGTTCTGTTTTTTATCATCAAGCTCGGATTCTTTAAGGAAATTTGTAGTTCCCAATGCTGCTCCAAGCTTTATAGCAAGAAAAGAAGGGTAATCATTTCCCTGTATTCTGGATAAAACACTTAAATTATCTCCTTTGTTTTTATAAATTTTATCAATGAAGAAATAGCCCAGTTCTGTAGAAATGATCCCGATTCCTGCGCCAGCAAGAATGTCTGGTATCCAGTGCCTGTTGTTTAAGTTTCGCCCAAGGCCTGTAAGGGTGGCAGCGCTATATCCACCAATACTGTAGGCAGGGTTTACTATTCCATATTCTTTGTGCAAAAAGCTGGCATTGGCAAAGGCCATAGCGGTATGCCCTGATGGAAATGAATTGTTTTTTGAACCATCCGGGCGCTCAACTTTTGCGGTATATTTTATAGAATTGACAAGAATTCCCATGATAACCAGGCTGGTAGCATACGAGAGGGTTGCCCTGCCCAGATTGTTCCTACCTTTTACTCCGGCTAGTTTTAATCCATATACGGTAAGGGCAGGAGTATATTGAAGATAATCATCATATTTAGCCTTGAAGGTCGGAAGATACCGGTTACGAACTTCACGGATGTTTTCCTTTTCACCCCATGTAGCGGCTGCTGCGGTAAAAAGTATAGCCGGTGCCATTGATTTTTTTACCCAGTCCTTTTTGAAAAAAGGAGTTTTTACCTCAATAGAAGAACCGGAAGAGAGGAGCGCTATGTCTTTTTGAAGATTTCGTGATTGTAATGTGTCTTGTGCATTATAGCAACATAAGTTGAATATTATTCCGGATGCTACCGCTATTTTTTTCATCTTGTGACTCCTTGTTTTTAAAGTTGCGTAAAAATAAAAAAAAAATCTATCTCAGCTGGTGAGATAGACTTTTTTAATGATTTAAGTGGTGTTTTAAAAAATGATTAATAATATGGATGTAAAATTTAATAAAGCCTTAATCCTGATCTTGGACCGGAGGCAGCTACTACGGCCTGCATTCTTTGTTTTTGATTGGCTGTAAACATACACATTGCCTGGTCGTCTACATAATCCATATAGTTCATGAAAATCTGAGAACGGCTTACTCCACCACATACACGGTTAAGAGGGTAAGTAGGCACTCCGTAATTTGGGCCTGGAGAAACAGGAGTATCATTAGAATAATCTGTCTGACAGCCTGTGTCGGTGGAGCCCCAAAGGTGTGGCAGATTCAGATAATGCCCCACCTCATGAGTAGCAGTTCTTCCCAGGTTATACGGAGCTGATGTTCCGGAGCCGGTTCCTACATAAGGGGCTGCCAGTACAACACCGTCCAAAGCTGCTGAAATTGTCCCAGGATAATAGGCATATCCCAGAGTACCTCCAGTCATATTATTAACAATCCAGATGTTCAGATAATTGTCAGGAGATGTAGCTGCAATACCGGTGGTAGCAGATTTCATTTTGTTTTCATCAGGATTCCATGAAGTGACTGAGCTTTGTTTTCTTACCGTTTTGGCAAGTCTGAAGCGGATTTTAGTGTCCCCGGCTTTTACCGGAACAAACTCTGCGGGGGTATTTCCGATATTACTGTTAGTACCAGCGTAATCCTGATTCAGGATATCAATCTGGGACTGTAACCTTGCATCCGATACGTTTTGGGTGCTTGTGTTGTAAATAACGTTGAAAACAACCGGAATTTCTACAGTACCATCTGCCAGTACCTTGCCCACTTTTATATCATTGAGATGCCTTTCGGTGTACTGTTCAATGGCTTCTACTCTTGCTCTGGCAGCGGGGTCAGAATTCAGGATTTTTTCCCTCATTACATCTGACGGGCAGGTTCTTTTGCCGGCTATTTGTTGTGTGTTTTCTGACTCTGCTGTCTGGTCATTGACAGAGCTCATGTCATTGTTACATGATGCCAGAAATATAATACTGGCTCCAAAAAGAAGTTTTTTCATAAGTAGTATTTTGTGGTTTGGGCTGTGAAATTAATTCAAATTACTGTGATGTGCAAATTTTTTTTCAATTTATTTAATTATTCATAGGATTTAAGCTGTTTACTTGTGATAGTGATAATGAAATTTGAATTTATTGTTGTTTTAATCAATTTGGTTAGTTGTGTTTTTGTGTTTCGTTGAAATAATAGTTTTATATTTTTATTTTAACTATATGTATGTTATTTGTGTAAATTTTTAATTTGTTTTTTTAAGCAAAATATATTTTTCGATAATAACTTATGCGGTCATTTTTATAGACAACTGATATTAAGAATCCATCTCGAAAGAGATTTTATGGATCAGTAGCAAAAGTTGGGACATAATAAATTGGTCTGAATATAAAAAATTCTGTTCATGATTGATTAGCGTCAAAATTATTGAGATCGTTTTTCACGCAAAGTTTAAAAAAAATAATGTTCTATTTCAAGTAGGCAAAGAAGGCAGTATAGCTGCTGGCTAAGCGCATGCAAGTCTTCGCTTCATCAGAATCGATTAAAAATCGATTCATTTTTTAGCTTACTTAAAATAAAGAGTAATCAGAAAGGAATCTTACGTGAATTTTAAAAATTATTGAGATCGTTTTTCACGCAAAGTTTAAAAAAAATAATGTTCTATTTCAAGTAGGCAAAGAAGGCAGCATAGCTGCTGGCTAAGCGCATGCAAGTCTTCGCTTCATCAGAATCGATTAAAAATCGATTCATTTTTTAGCTTACTTAAAATAAAGAGTAATCAGAAAGGAATCTTACGTGAATTTTAAAAATTATTGAGATCGTTTTTCACGCAAAGTTTAAAAAAAAATAATGTTCCATTTCAAGTAGGCAAAGAAGGCAGCATAGCTGCTGGCTAAGCGCATGCAAAGTCTTCGCTTCATCAGAATCGATTAAAAATCGATTCATTTCTTAGCTTACTTAAAATAAAGAGTAATCAAAAAGAAAGCTTTGCGTGAATTTTAAAAATTAAATAGATCTAAATATTATAAGACCACAACTTTTACGCTTGATCCGATTTTATATTATGATTAGGTATTACTCAAATTTTTTTAACAAAAAAAATCTGCCTCAGTTGTGAGACAGATTCTTAATATATTAAAATTATATCTTTTATAAAGTTCTTAAGCCGGATCTCAGACCTGTAGAAGCTACCACAGACTGCATTCTTGTTTTTTGTCCTGCAGAGAACATAAACATAGCGCCATCGTCTACATAATCCATATAATTCATAAACATTACTGACCTCTGTACACCACTACATGTGTTATAAAGAGGATAAGTAGGTTTCCCGTAATTGGCTGTTGTCTGAGTAGGGGTGTCGCTCACCAGATCGTTTCCACAATTGGCGTCTCCCCAGATGTGTCTTAGATTGAGATAATGTCCTACCTCATGCGTTGCAGTCCTTCCTAAATTGAAAGGAGAAGATGCTCCGGTTTTACCAAAATACGGTGCGCCAATTACAACGCCGTCATTCCATAATCCTGCAGACTCAGGGAATGTTGCATAACCAAGGATTGTTCGTCCCTGACTTGTCATTTTGCCTACTACCCAGATATTTAAATAATTGCTTGGGTTAGTTGCATCAATACCTCCTTTGGAGGCTTTTTTCATATCATCATTGGTAGACCAGCTTGTTTTTGTGGTAGATTTTCTCACTGTATTTACCAGCCTGAATTTTACTTTTGTATCTCCGGAGCTTACAGGAAGGAATTCGGAAGGAATTTTACTGGCATCACTATTGGTACCTGAATAATCAGCATTCAGTACAGCAATTTGTTCAGCAATTCTTGCATCAGAAACGTTTTCTGCAGAGGTCTTATAAATTACATTCACAATGACAGGAATTTCTACACTGCCGTCTGCAAGGACTTTACCCAGCTTTAAGTCATTGGTAAATTTCTCAGTATTAGCTTCCAGCGTTGAATATCTTTGTCTGAGCTCTGCACTGTTACGTAAGGCTTCCTGTCTTATTTCTTCAGATGCACAGCCTCTTTTAACCAGATCAGCAGAAGCTGTTGAAGGATCAGAAGGCGTTTCATTTTGAGTACTAAGGCTGTCGCTGTTACAGGCAGACATTACGCCGAGCATAAGAGCTCCAAATAGTAGTTTTTTCATATCACAATTTTTTTTAGTTGAGAATATGAAATTATATCATTTAAAATTAATGTGCAAATAAT
Coding sequences within:
- a CDS encoding M1 family metallopeptidase is translated as MNCKLPILISTVALFFFSESAYAQEMSKYDYVEAFKPFFYPQTGTETRSASGQPGHAYWQNSADYHLNVSLDENKKEIAGTAEITYTNNSPDKLSFLWLQLDQNLFANDSRGNAVVPLSGSRNGAHGEQLQGGYTIKSVRLDGKEVKYTVTDTRMQIDLPKELKAKGGVAKIAIEYSFISPEYGSDRMGVQETKNGKIFTMAQWYPRMCVYDDVMGWNTLPYLGASEFYLEYGNITANITVPANHYVVASGELLNEKEVYSKEEINRWNQARNSDKTVVIRPESAINQNKASGTKTWKFKIVQARDFAWASSAAFILDAARINLPSGKKSLAISAYPAESAGEKAWGRSTEYTKAAIEHYSQKWYEYTYPAATNVAGNEGGMEYPGIVFCHMDSKGGDLWGVTDHEFGHNWFPMIVGSNERLFAWMDEGFNTFINEISTEAFNKGEYHIKKNMARSGSFLMSDDLEPIMVGPDNMRERNIASLAYYKPGAGLSILRESILGPEKFDKAFRAYINRWAFKHPTPWDFFHTMENVSGEELNWFWRGWFFNKWKIDQGIKNVKYISGDFKNGAQITVENLGQLPMPTIVRLKFKDGTSQTVKIPVEVWKRNTEWTFKVNSNKEIDEVKLDPDSMIPDINAKNNTWSSSGAKPMEKINAKDFTGTYGDKKISLRIKFIEKSGELFGMVDGQQEFPLEYQGNNKFTFDLADIEIVFSKDKKTITLTENGKNFTFTKE
- a CDS encoding zinc metalloprotease codes for the protein MKKLLFGALMLGVMSACNSDSLSTQNETPSDPSTASADLVKRGCASEEIRQEALRNSAELRQRYSTLEANTEKFTNDLKLGKVLADGSVEIPVIVNVIYKTSAENVSDARIAEQIAVLNADYSGTNSDASKIPSEFLPVSSGDTKVKFRLVNTVRKSTTKTSWSTNDDMKKASKGGIDATNPSNYLNIWVVGKMTSQGRTILGYATFPESAGLWNDGVVIGAPYFGKTGASSPFNLGRTATHEVGHYLNLRHIWGDANCGNDLVSDTPTQTTANYGKPTYPLYNTCSGVQRSVMFMNYMDYVDDGAMFMFSAGQKTRMQSVVASTGLRSGLRTL
- a CDS encoding SDR family oxidoreductase yields the protein MSLYTQPMLREGALKDKVAIVTGGGSGLGKAMTKYFLELGANVVITSRNLEKLQATAKELEDETGGKVLCVACDVRNWDEVEAMKDATLKEFGKIDILLNNAAGNFISPTEKLTHSAFDSILDIVLKGTKNCTLSIGKHWIESKTPGTVLNIVTTYSWTGSAYVVPSACAKAGVLAMTRSLAVEWAKYGIRFNAIAPGPFPTKGAWDRLLPGDLQEKFDMKKKVPLRRVGEHQELANLAAYLVSDYSAYMNGEVVTIDGGEWLQGAGEFNMLEAIPGEMWDALEAMIKAKKSN
- a CDS encoding zinc metalloprotease; this encodes MKKLLFGASIIFLASCNNDMSSVNDQTAESENTQQIAGKRTCPSDVMREKILNSDPAARARVEAIEQYTERHLNDIKVGKVLADGTVEIPVVFNVIYNTSTQNVSDARLQSQIDILNQDYAGTNSNIGNTPAEFVPVKAGDTKIRFRLAKTVRKQSSVTSWNPDENKMKSATTGIAATSPDNYLNIWIVNNMTGGTLGYAYYPGTISAALDGVVLAAPYVGTGSGTSAPYNLGRTATHEVGHYLNLPHLWGSTDTGCQTDYSNDTPVSPGPNYGVPTYPLNRVCGGVSRSQIFMNYMDYVDDQAMCMFTANQKQRMQAVVAASGPRSGLRLY
- a CDS encoding endonuclease/exonuclease/phosphatase family protein, which produces MNFRFSIVFLMLYVLGFSQDFTVMSFNIRLNVASDKENAWPERKQEVADLLMYYHPDYFGVQEALPDQMKDIKSGLKNYDYIGVGRDDGKEKGEFSAIFYDMNRLEVLKSGTFWLSETPEKPSRGWDAALNRICTYAVFKDKKSKKEFLAMNLHFDHVGNVARVKSSELLLKKIKELNPKNLPVTLSGDFNLTDDTEPIKILSREMKDTFYHSEKKHYGPVGTFTAFNVNEVPKERIDYIFTKGFTIKSHRHINDRRENLLYPSDHFPVIVTLSL
- a CDS encoding phosphatase PAP2 family protein; protein product: MKKIAVASGIIFNLCCYNAQDTLQSRNLQKDIALLSSGSSIEVKTPFFKKDWVKKSMAPAILFTAAAATWGEKENIREVRNRYLPTFKAKYDDYLQYTPALTVYGLKLAGVKGRNNLGRATLSYATSLVIMGILVNSIKYTAKVERPDGSKNNSFPSGHTAMAFANASFLHKEYGIVNPAYSIGGYSAATLTGLGRNLNNRHWIPDILAGAGIGIISTELGYFFIDKIYKNKGDNLSVLSRIQGNDYPSFLAIKLGAALGTTNFLKESELDDKKQNGFEGGLEGAYFFSKKWGIGGDISFSSFPIKPQRISLDDAEDFGEHSIVTQSMGFLGAGIGPYFSHEFSDKWQLTLKATAGYSATASGKVFIKSDSIDTPTHELPIATYKPKPAFRWNTGASLTYKFNPGLGLTLYTDYNEIKSTIRYHFSDEIKESEELDEELNNITAKEKINYITLGLRLTAYF
- a CDS encoding M1 family metallopeptidase, whose amino-acid sequence is MKRIFSGIMLVASLLHFSAQELYMPRNIKKAFEKGTRDASGAPGKNYWQNKGVYNVEVKVDAATKIVSGKETIIYTNNSPDDLDELAIRFVNNLHKPQSPRSGFVSKDFLSSGLTIKSFIVNGEKYDINSDDWSTVEKVKLKSVIQSKTKTEVKIEWEYPLSVQSGREGQIDPETFYVAYSFPRISVYDDYNGWDMLPHSDRQEFYNDFNDYSFAITAPKNYVVWATGEFLNPEAVLQPEYLKRYKASLKSDQVMHIASEQEMKSGKVTRQNKWNVWKFKANHITDFCFALSNHYVWDAASVQLKSKRASVQAGYKAGAKDFEHYVDWMRYNLDWFSKNWPGVEYPYNVMTAIQGFADMEYPMMINDSSIPDNLQDARLTADHEIAHTYFPFYMGINETRYAFMDEGWATTLEYLIGIDENGEAEAKDFYKNFRVKKWISSPAAEQDQPLITMSTQVSGAGYGNNSYVKASLSYLALKDYLGDELFKKALHHYMDNWNGKHPVPWDYFNSMNTGSGKNLNWFFQNWFYTNNYIDLKVGGASQMNDLLTVNVVNTGGFAIPFDAILSYEDGTTEKIHFSPSVWEKDQKLTDLMIPIKKKVKSVQLDGDIFMDYTPEDNSKMF
- a CDS encoding DUF1573 domain-containing protein, with translation MKKLKITALLAVLACSSFYAGVFPVENTSVVKIMADAIKWKSESIDVGNIPQGKPKLIRFEFTNTSSKPIVIENVSPSCGCTTADYTKNPILPGKKGFVEASYNAAAKGQFMKTVSVTTSDSKTPKTLSFKGVVVS